Proteins encoded by one window of Anopheles maculipalpis chromosome 2RL, idAnoMacuDA_375_x, whole genome shotgun sequence:
- the LOC126568128 gene encoding aarF domain-containing kinase 1, whose amino-acid sequence MSIRRVLKYGVVGSTILGTAVSLHANDYDLNSVGIVRLGRAGATVFDIATTYQANLYSREWPDKKSPEYLKLKSDTHRAAAEKLLQLCRTNRGVYIKVGQHIGALEYLLPPEYVTTMKVLHSNAPQNPVEDLYRVIRQDLRVDPHDLFESFDPEPLGTASLAQVHRATLRDGREVAVKVQHPYVKGNSIVDIKTMEVLVKLVAWAFPDFKFQWLVDESKRNLPMELDFANEGRNAEKVKEMFRHYRWLKIPGVIWEYTTPRVLMMEYTKGGQVNDLEYIQREKLDPYDIANKIGQLYSNMIFLKGFVHSDPHPGNILVRRGEQNGGTEIVLLDHGLYAELTEKFRYNYSKLWLSILQVDQNGMKKYAQALGVEGSMWGLFACMVTGRPWNSVIHGVDKVKQDDAEKELIQNEGKLVLPHISDVLEKVDRQMLLVLKTNDLIRGIETTLRTQNRMTAFWVMSKCCVKSIGSQEYLTAADTWSKLATCIREQWSILKLNLYYLYRGIVSLHLLSALRMIL is encoded by the exons ATGTCCATCCGAAGGGTCCTGAAGTATGGTGTCGTCGGTAGCACCATACTGGGGACGGCCGTCAGTCTGCACGCCAACGACTACGACCTCAACTCGGTCGGTATCGTACGGCTAGGGCGTGCCGGTGCTACGGTATTCGACATCGCCACCACCTACCAAGCAAACCTGTACAGCCGCGAATGGCCCGACAAAAAGTCGCCCGAGTATCTGAAGCTAAAAAGTGACACGCATCGAGCGGCCGCTGAAAAACTACTTCAACTCTGCCGCACAAACCGTGGCGTGTACATAAAGGTGGGCCAACATATCGGTGCGCTCGAGTATCTTCTGCCACCGGAGTACGTTACCACGATGAAGGTACTGCACAGCAACGCACCGCAAAATCCTGTCGAAGATCTTTATCGTGTTATAAGACAAGATTTGCGGGTGGATCCACACGACCTGTTCGAGTCCTTTGATCCGGAACCGCTCGGGACGGCTTCCCTGGCACAGGTACACCGTGCCACGCTTCGGGATGGGCGTGAAGTAGCGGTCAAGGTACAGCATCCGTACGTGAAGGGAAACTCCATCGTCGACATCAAAACGATGGAAGTGTTGGTGAAGCTAGTCGCGTGGGCCTTTCCCGACTTTAAGTTCCAGTGGTTGGTGGACGAATCGAAGCGCAACCTGCCGATGGAGCTAGACTTTGCGAACGAAGGCCGCAACGCGGAAAAGGTGAAGGAAATGTTTCGCCACTATCGGTGGCTTAAGATACCGGGCGTCATCTGGGAGTACACGACACCACGCGTACTCATGATGGAGTACACGAAAGGTGGCCAGGTGAACGATCTGGAGTACATCCAGCGGGAAAAGCTCGATCCGTACGATATTGCGAACAAGATCGGTCAGCTGTACTCGAACATGATCTTTCTGAAGGGATTCGTGCACAGTGATCCACATCCGGGCAATATTCTGGTGCGGCGCGGCGAGCAGAACGGTGGCACAGAGATTGTGCTGCTCGATCATGGACTGTATGCGGAACTGACGGAGAAATTCCGTTACAACTATTCGAAGTTGTGGCTGAGCATTCTGCAGGTGGATCAGAACGGTATGAAGAAGTATGCGCAGGCGCTGGGCGTTGAGGGTAGTATGTGGGGGCTGTTTGCGTGTATGGTGACGGGGCGGCCCTGGAATTCGGTCATTCATGGGGTGGATAAGGTGAAGCAGGATGATGCTGAG AAAGAACTGATCCAAAACGAAGGCAAACTCGTACTGCCGCACATTTCCGACGTGCTCGAGAAGGTCGACCGCCAGATGCTGCTTGTGCTGAAGACGAACGATCTAATACGAGGCATAGAAACTACACTTCGCACCCAGAACCGTATGACAGCGTTCTGGGTGATGTCCAAGTGTTGTGTGAAAAGCATAGGTAGCCAGGAGTATCTTACAGCAGCGGACACGTGGAGCAAGCTAGCGACCTGCATACGGGAACAGTGGAGCATACTGAAGCTAAATCTGTACTACCTTTACCGGGGGATCGTATCGCTGCATCTACTGTCGGCGCTGAGAATGATCTTGTAA
- the LOC126567969 gene encoding uncharacterized protein LOC126567969, with protein sequence MQKKQWELIKEFSIPEELSLSITYLQRALRDCVFQHQVLASKINNLPMHQRPKVKQYMLELEREMLSIGQEQEGLVRQLSERVKRFQMTVQSKHLVTLCDDLLYGFVTRQLANHHETVVISTAPKHISQRRNATELAQKYSLETILGSVVVKKEPLKSEPLDPLDLPSDENENDGDEEDEESRGNPIMTLSDATRYKKQAKTTSAKMYTKTSTSFQPLLKRKPTVLPSQDNRHFADIAGKKQSHFNDAKPKGEKKQKIPDDPPPSKEASSDDDPEESLLLGAWVPGCPGRPPKAAKYLSAAKLEQIRARRASVPVGLKTTVATAAVVAHQQKRASKRIEAEKAKPNELVDPLESGEDEEQGQQHQLEAMATSAAVRRGRSNLLQALKKQKRGHGRPSSASLAQKGPKRAPGPVPGVSKLVKHSSYSRSSGSSPNSRSSTPTWGNTARQHSEDSCDRRSSSTEYPPLLLNDPGEAAIPTLTSIYEMEQDTFLRYFGLHTPEEARALKERKRERKRRSCYSTERKDFHYGKLDYYEQQQQYQVVRATKRTHQRPILYSPPVAVAKKRKQSTLPAIAGSSSNSNPSTTVARHQHHHHQRPQPANIFAAMDKRACFVCFKSGTTDELGACTNCYNIYHLNCHTIDEQSDAYRQRDNLCPVCLVSDDK encoded by the exons ATGCAGAAGAAACAGTGGGAACTGATAAAAGAATTTTCCATCCCGGAAGAACTTTCGCTAAGCATCACCTATCTGCAGCGAGCTTTGCGGGACTGTGTTTTCCAGCATCAG GTTTTGgcttcaaaaatcaataatttaccGATGCACCAG CGTCCAAAAGTGAAACAGTACATGTTGGAGCTGGAACGGGAAATGCTCTCGATCGGACAGGAACAGGAAGGGCTGGTTCGGCAGCTATCCGAACGGGTTAAACGCTTCCAGATGACTGTCCAATCGAAACATCTCGTTACGCTGTGCGACGATCTACTGTATGGGTTTGTAACGCGCCAGCTAGCAAATCACCACGAAACGGTCGTTATTTCGACTGCTCCAAAACACATATCCCAGCGCCGGAATGCAACGGAACTGGCGCAAAAGTATAG TCTGGAAACCATCCTCGGATCAGTCGTTGTGAAGAAAGAACCATTAAAATCGGAACCGCTCGATCCACTCGACCTGCCGTCCGACGAAAATGAGAATGATGGCGACGAGGAAGACGAAGAGTCTCGCGGGAACCCTATTATGACCTTGTCGGACGCTACAAGAtacaaaaagcaagcaaaaactaCTTCCGCTAAAATGTATACGAAAACAAGCACGAGCTTTCAGCCGCTTTTGAAGCGAAAGCCCACGGTCCTTCCGTCTCAAGACAACCGTCATTTTGCTGACATCGCTGGCAAGAAGCAATCGCACTTTAATGATGCTAAGCCGAAGGgagagaagaagcaaaagattCCCGACGACCCGCCGCCATCGAAGgaagcatcgtcagacgatgATCCGGAAGAAAGTTTGCTGCTCGGTGCATGGGTGCCCGGATGTCCAGGGCGTCCGCCCAAAGCGGCCAAATATCTGTCCGCGGCAAAGCTGGAACAAATCCGTGCACGACGTGCCTCGGTTCCGGTCGGTCTAAAGACGACCGTTGCGACAGCAGCCGTCGTTGCACATCAGCAGAAGCGTGCCTCGAAGCGGATAGAAGCGGAAAAGGCTAAACCGAACGAGCTGGTGGATCCGTTGGAATCGGGTGAGGACGAGGAGCAGGGGCAGCAACATCAACTGGAGGCGATGGCAACTTCAGCTGCGGTACGCCGTGGCCGTAGCAATCTTCTGCAGGCGCTTAAAAAACAGAAGCGAGGCCATGGACGACCAAGTTCGGCTAGCTTAGCACAAAAAGGTCCCAAGCGTGCTCCTGGCCCAGTGCCGGGTGTAAGCAAACTCGTCAAGCATTCATCCTACTCGCGTTCTTCAGGATCTTCCCCGAATTCTCGCTCATCCACACCGACCTGGGGTAACACCGCTCGACAGCATTCGGAAGATTCTTGCGATCGTCGTTCATCCTCGACCGAATATCCGCCACTGCTACTAAACGACCCGGGAGAAGCGGCCATACCGACCCTTACCAGCATCTACGAAATGGAGCAGGATACGTTTTTGCGCTACTTTGGACTTCACACACCGGAAGAAGCGCGAGCCCTTAAGGAACGCAAACGAGAACGCAAGCGTCGCAGCTGTTACAGTACCGAGCGGAAAGATTTCCATTACGGCAAGCTGGACTATTacgaacagcagcaacagtatcaGGTAGTGCGTGCCACTAAGCGGACACATCAGCGTCCGATTCTTTACTCACCTCCGGTCGCTGTTGCGAAGAAGCGGAAGCAATCGACACTCCCTGCGATTGCTGGGagcagctccaacagcaaccCATCAACAACAGTCGCACGCCAtcaacatcaccaccatcaacggCCACAACCTGCCAACATTTTTGCCGCCATGGATAAACGAGCatgctttgtgtgttttaaaagTG GAACAACGGATGAGCTGGGCGCTTGTACGAACTGTTACAACATTTATCATCTCAACTGCCACACCATCGATGAACAGTCCGATGCGTACCGTCAGCGGGATAACCTCTGCCCGGTGTGTCTCGTGTCGGACGATAAATGA
- the LOC126568528 gene encoding 60S ribosomal protein L18a — translation MKAKGLLKEYQVIGRKLPSEKEKNPPLFKMHIFAPDHIVAKSRFWYFLRQLRKFKKGTGEIVSVKRIMEKTPLKVKNFGIWLRYDSRSGTHNMYREYRDLTVGGAVTQCYSDMASRHRARAHSIQIIKVEAIAASKTRRAHIKQFHNSKIRFPLAQRYHHKRYRKLFSYRRPVTFFQ, via the exons ATGAAAGCTAAGGGATTG cTGAAAGAATACCAGGTGATCGGGCGCAAGCTGCCCtcggagaaggagaagaaccCTCCACTGTTCAAGATGCACATCTTCGCCCCGGACCACATTGTGGCCAAGTCGCGCTTCTGGTACTTCCTGCGTCAGCTGCGCAAGTTCAAGAAGGGAACCGGCGAGATTGTGTCGGTGAAGCGCATCATGGAGAAGACGCCGCTGAAGGTGAAGAACTTCGGCATCTGGTTGCGTTACGATTCGCGTTCCGGTACGCACAACATGTACCGCGAGTACCGTGATCTGACCGTTGGTGGTGCCGTCACGCAGTGCTACAGTGACATGGCTTCCCGCCATCGTGCCCGTGCCCATTCGATCCAG atCATCAAGGTGGAAGCGATCGCTGCATCCAAGACGCGTCGCGCACACATCAAGCAGTTCCACAACTCGAAGATCCGATTCCCGCTGGCCCAGCGATACCACCACAAGCGCTACCGGAAGCTGTTCTCTTACCGTCGTCCGGTCACCTTCTTCCAGTAA
- the LOC126567924 gene encoding cysteine--tRNA ligase, cytoplasmic, whose amino-acid sequence MAKRVQPTWQAPEEKPGPKLHLYNSLTRRKEPFVPRDGRNVHWYSCGPTVYDASHMGHARSYISFDILRRVLSDYFGYNVLYVMNITDIDDKIIKRARQNYLYEQYLERAKDMPLERLLDDSREVMATFRANVGRTTDADKKTMMDRMLEKLTVAVDNLSLAVKEGDDGRIRQAQDQFLQDSKDPLADLLDSKQGSSVTENAIFETLPRYWEDAFHKDMAALNVLQPDVLTRVSEYVPQIITYIEKIIANGLAYEANGSVYFDVAGFDRREQHHYAKLVPEAYGDAKQLQEGEGDLSVGADRLTEKRSPNDFALWKSSKAGEPWWDSPWGHGRPGWHIECSAMASDICGDYLDIHTGGVDLKFPHHDNELAQSEAHDGSAEWVKYFLHTGHLTIAGCKMSKSLKNFVTIQQALEKHTATQLRLAFLLHSWKDTLDYSDNTMEMAVQYERFLNEFFLNVKDLTRHVQTGPARDAFDRWGSAEAELQQKFADGRAAIHEALCDNVDTRTALDVMRGLVSACNVYIKAHRSTGFNALLLRRVASYCTDLLHTFGAISAPRGGIGFPISSGAAGEGAGMTGDLEQTVMPYLQALAEFRNAVREQARGIKATEILQLCDQLRDDVLPGLGVRLEDREGAPAALKLVPAEVLLREREAKRAEENRKAAEKERKKAEAAAAQAAKDAQRKINPIDMFRSETDKYSAFDEATGLPTHDTEGKEVSKGQLKKLQKLQQAQEKRYQEYLASKESN is encoded by the exons atggcaaaACGTGTACAACCGACGTGGCAAGCACCGGAAGAAAAACCCGGCCCAAAGCTACACCTGTACAACAGTTTAACCCGCCGGAAAGAACCGTTTGTGCCGCGCGACGGTCGAAATGTGCACTGGTACAGCTGCGGCCCAACCGTGTACGATGCGTCCCATATGGGACATGCCCGGTCGTACATAAGTTTCGACATTTTGCGCCGTGTGTTGAGTGATTACTTCGGGTACAACGTGCTGTACGTGATGAACATTACCGACATCGACGATAAGATTATTAAGCGCGCACGCCAGAACTACCTGTACGAGCAGTATCTGGAACGGGCCAAGGATATGCCACTGGAACGGTTGCTAGACGATAGCAGGGAGGTGATGGCAACGTTCCGGGCGAATGTTGGACGTACGACCGATGCGGACAAAAAGACAATGATGGACCGTATGCTGGAGAAGCTAACAGTGGCCGTGGACAATCTTTCGCTCGCGGTGAAGGAAGGCGATGACGGTCGGATTCGGCAAGCGCAGGATCAGTTTCTGCAGGATTCAAAGGATCCACTGGCGGATCTGCTCGATAGTAAGCAGGGTTCGTCGGTAACGGAGAACGCAATCTTTGAAACGTTACCACGCTATTGGGAGGATGCGTTCCACAAGGATATGGCAGCGCTCAACGTGCTCCAACCGGATGTCCTGACACGTGTCAGTGAGTATGTGCCGCAAATCATCACGTACATTGAGAAGATCATTGCGAACGGATTGGCGTACGAAGCGAATGGGTCGGTGTACTTTGATGTGGCTGGGTTCGATCGTCGGGAGCAGCATCATTACGCGAAGCTAGTTCCGGAAGCTTACGGTGATGCGAAACAGCTGCAGGAAGGTGAAGGAGACCTGAGTGTTGGTGCGGATCGGTTGACGGAGAAACGATCGCCGAATGATTTCGCACTGTGGAAAAGCAGTAAGGCTGGTGAACCTTGGTGGGACAGTCCTTGGGGTCATGGACGACCCGGATGGCACATCGAATGTTCCGCGATGGCATCGGACATTTGCGGCGATTATCTGGACATCCATACCGGGGGCGTTGACTTGAAGTTCCCGCACCATGATAACGAGCTGGCACAAAGTGAAGCGCATGATGGAAGTGCCGAGTGGGTGAAGTACTTCCTCCATACCGGCCATCTTACGATCGCTGGTTGCAAGATGTCGAAATCGTTGAAGAATTTCGTCACAATCCAGCAGGCACTGGAGAAACACACCGCCACGCAGCTGCGACTAGCGTTTCTGCTCCACTCGTGGAAGGACACGCTCGACTATTCGGACAACACGATGGAAATGGCCGTCCAGTATGAACGGTTCTTGAACGAATTTTTCCTCAACGTGAAGGATCTGACACGTCACGTGCAGACTGGTCCGGCCCGGGATGCGTTCGATCGGTGGGGATCGGCGGAAGCGGAACTGCAGCAAAAGTTTGCCGATGGCCGTGCCGCCATTCATGAAGCGCTTTGTGATAATGTCGATACGAGAACTGCGCTGGATGTGATGCGAGGGCTCGTGTCCGCATGCAACGTGTACATTAAGGCTCACCGATCGACGGGCTTTAATGCGCTGCTGTTGCGCCGTGTTGCTAGCTACTGCACGGACCTGTTGCATACGTTCGGCGCCATTAGTGCTCCACGTGGTGGTATTGGATTCCCGATAAGTTCGGGAGCGGCTGGTGAGGGAGCTGGAATGACTGGAGAT CTCGAACAAACCGTTATGCCTTACCTGCAAGCGTTAGCCGAGTTCCGGAACGCTGTCCGCGAGCAAGCCCGAGGCATTAAAGCGACCGAAATTCTGCAGCTCTGCGATCAGCTACGTGACGATGTATTGCCCGGGCTCGGTGTTCGGCTCGAGGATCGGGAAGGTGCTCCGGCCGCCCTAAAGCTAGTACCTGCCGAAGTTTTACTCCGCGAACGGGAAGCCAAACGTGCCGAAGAGAACCGCAAAGCGGCCGAAAAGGAACGCAAAAAGGCGGAAGCAGCTGCAGCACAGGCCGCAAAGGATGCCCAGCGTAAGATCAACCCGATCGACATGTTCCGCAGCGAGACGGACAAGTATTCGGCGTTTGATGAAGCGACCGGCCTACCGACGCACGATACCGAAGGGAAGGAAGTGAGCAAGGGTCAGCTGAAAAAGTTGCAAAAGCTGCAACAGGCACAAGAGAAACGCTACCAGGAATATTTGGCCTCGAAGGAATCGAACTAG